GCCTCCCTCCGGCCCCCGGGGGTCACGCACCGGTGACTTGCCGTAGTAGTCGCTACCGTACCAGTCCGCGCACCATTCCCAGACGTTGCCGCTCTGGTTGTAGGTCCCGTAGCCGCAGACCCCGCCCGGATAGCCGGACACCGGACAGGTCGTCTCGTTGCCCTTGTTCTCGTCGTGCCGGCACCGGCGCGCGTCCCACGCGTTGCCCCACGGATAGATCAGCCCGGCAGGTCCCCGCGCTGCCTTCTCCCACTGCGCCTCGCTCGGCAACGCGCCGCCCGCCCAGTTCGCATAGGCCACCGCGTCGTCCCAGGAGACGCACACCACCGGGTGCTCGGCCTTCTCCGGCGGGAAACTCTGCCCCGACCAGATTGCTTGGCCAAGATAGTCCTCGTCCGGCACCCGATGGCCGGTCGCCTCGACGAACCGCAGGTACTGCGCATTGGTCACCGCATAGACCCCGATCCAGTAGGCCGTCAGATGCACCCGATGCTTAAGGTAATTAAGGTAATCCGTGTCCCGCCCGTCGCCCATCTCAAACTCACCCGCCGGCACATAGACCATGACCGAACCGTCCCGGACGTTGACCGCCAGCGGCGGCGGGCAGCCGTCGTCCAGCCATTCGCGGGTGCCGTAGCGCGTTGTTTGGATGTCTGTCGCCATGTCAGATCCTCAGTTCAGGTGGGATGTCCTCGCCCTCTCCCCCGGCCCCCTCCCCCACGGGGGGAGGGGAATCACAGGGTCGATACCCCCACGGACGGTTCCTCCTTCTCCCCCTCCCCCGCCGGGGGAGGGGGCCGGGGGGAGAGGGGAGAGGGAGAGAGGGGGAGAGACTGCATCAGAATCGCTCGCACACCAGGATCTCGATCTCCCCATTCTCCAGCACCCGCTCCTCCTCGATGATGAGCCCCTGTTCCAGCACCTGCTGCTTGACCGCGAGGTGCGCATAGGTGCGGTTCAGTTCCTGGGCAAAGCTCTCCTCACGCAGCGTAGTGTTGCCGCGCACCCCCCACCAGTCGGCGCAGAGGGCGAAGGTCGCGTCGGGTTGGCGTTGGAAGCCGATGTCGTATTGGCTGCCGGTGTCGATGACGACCTGGCCGTACTCGGTGTTGCCCTGGTAGCCGCGGATCGGGACGCGCTCCCCGGCCTGGTAGCGGTGGTGCAACTGGCGCAGGGTGTCCTCCAGCAGGATTTGGTCGCGGATGACCGTCTGGACGCGGGTGAAATGGGACATGGGTTGGGCCTCCGGCGGCGATGTTCGTAGGTTGTTGGTTGGGGTTGGGGTTTTTCCCGCGGGCTCGGCGCCCACTTTCCCCCTCTCCCCCGGCCCCTCCCCCCAGGGGGAGGGGAGAAGGAGACCGAGAGCGCGGCGAGAACGCCCTCTTCCTCCCCCTCCCCCCGAGGGGAGCGGAAAAGGAGGTGCGTGGCGGGGATGGCCTCTTCCCCCCCTCCCCCCGAGGGGGAGGGGGCCGGGGGGAGAGGGCGCAGAGTGCTACGCCGCCCTTGCATTGCCCGCCGCCCACTGTTGCAGGTACTCAAGCTCCCCCGCCCGCGCCTTCGAGAGCGGTGGCGACTCGGCCAGGGCTGCGCGGATGTCGCCATCGGTCAACTCCCGCGCGTCCTCGGCAAAGGCCCGATAGAGCCCGGCGACCACGGCCGCCTCGATCTCAGCGCCGGAGTAGCCCGCGCTCGCCGCCGCCAAGGCGGGGAGGTCGAAGCCGACCGGGTCGCGCTGGCGGCGGGCGAGGTGGATGCGGAAGATCCCCGCCCGCTCGTCGGCCCCCGGCAGACCGACGAAGAAAACCTCATCGAAGCGTCCCTTGCGGGTGAACTCCGGCGGCAGGCGCTGGATGTCGTTGGCGGTGGCGGCGACGAAGACCGCCGCCTGGCGGTCCTCCAGCCAGGTCAGGAAGGTGCCGAAGAGCCGCTTGGCCACGCCGCTGTCGCGCGCCTGACCCAGCCCGCTGAAGGCCTTCTCCAGTTCGTCGATCCACAGGATGCAGGGGCTCACCGCCTCGGCGGTGTGCAGGGCGCGGCGCAACCGTCCCTCGGACTCGCCGAGCAGGGAGGCGTAGACCCGGCCCAAATCCAGGCGCAGCAGGGGCACCTGCCAGTCCGCCGCCAGGGCCTTGGCGGTCAGGCTCTTGCCGCAGCCCGGCACCCCCACCAGCACCACCCCGCGCGGCGGCCGCAGCCCGAAGCGCCGGCCGGCGGGGTCGAAGGCCTGGCGGCGCTTGCCGAACCAGGTCTTGAGCCCGGTCAGCCCGCCGACATCGCCGAAGCCCACCGTCGGTCGGCAGAACTCCAGCACCCCCTCCTTGCGCACCGTCTGCTCCTTGTCCGCCAGCACCGCCTCGGCCACGCTGGCGTCCAGTGCACCGCGGCTCAGGATGCCGCGGCGCAGCACCCGCTCGGCTTCGCGCCCGGTGAGCCCGAGCAGCGCCCGCGCCAGGGTCTCCTTGAGTGCTCCCTCGGGTTCAGGGCAGCCGGCGTCCGCGGCGGTGTCCTCCACCAGCCGCTCCAGCTCCGGCAGCTCCGGCGGCGGGTAGAAGAGCAGGGTGGCGTCGGCCGCCAGCTCCTCCGGGATCACCGGCGAGGGGCCGACGAAGACCAGGCTCTTGCGGGCGCGCTTCACCGTCCAGATGGCATCGCGGATCAGGCGCACGACCACCGGGGTGAAGTGCCGGTGCATGTCCAGGAACACATAGATCGCCTCGTCCGGACCGCGGAAGACGTGCTCCAGCGCCAGCAGCGGATCGCCGTGCGACTGGGAGCCGCCCGACCCGCCCACCGGCTGGCCGTCGCGGTCGCACAGCCCGGTGGTCGCGCTCCAGACGAACAGCTCGATCGGGCGCCGCTCGGCCATCGCCTCGCGCACCCGCCGCAGCGAGGCGAGCGCCCGCTCCTCCTCGTAGGTCTGGAGACAGACCAGCGGGAAATGGGCGCGCAGGTGGACCTCGATCTGCCCCTCCACATGGTTGATCAGGGCGCCGTGACGCTGGGCGGCGCGGAGATCCGCGAGCAGCTCTGCGGCGCTCTGATAGCGCCGTTCCGGCTCCTTCTCCAGCACCTTGGCGATCACCCGGGCCAGGCGCGGGTCGAAGGCGTCGGTGGCGAGCGGCGTCAGGTCCGGCGGATCGTAGAGGATCTGGCGCACCAGGCTGCCCTCGTCCCGGCCCGGGAAGGGCAGGGTGTTGGTCAGCAGTTGATAGAAGGTCACCCCCAGGCCCCACAGGTCCGCGTTGAGCCCGGCAGCGCCGGAGAACTGCTCCGGGGCCATGTAGGCGACCGATCCAACCCGGGTCGCCGCGCGGTACTGGGAGTGGGCCATCAGCCGCGCCAGGCCGAAGTCCAGGATCTTCACGGTCCCGTCCGGACGCCGCATCAGGTTGGCGGGCTTGATGTCGCGGTGGATGGCGAGCCCGGCGTGGGCATAGTCCAGGGCCGCGCCGGCCTGGCGGACGATCTCGATCGCCTCCTCCAGGGGCAGCGGGCCGCGCTGGGCCAGCACGGTGCTGAGCGGCTCACCCTCCACCAGTTCCATGACCGCGAACAGCACGCCGTCGGACTCCGCCAGGCCTAGCTCCTGGACGATATTCGGATGGTTCAGGGTACGCACCACCCGCAGCTCGTTGCGCAGCAGTTCGCGCGCCTCCTCGTCCTGGGCGTGGGGCACGCATACCGCCACCTGCTCCGGCCAGCCGTTGGCGGCCTGGTTGAGGTTGCGGGCGGCGTAGACGGTCTTGAAGCCGCCGCGCCCCAAGGGCCGTTCGATCAGGAAATCGCCCAGGCGCTCGCCGGGGCGCACGCTGCCGTCTGCGCTCATGGGTGTTCACCCCCAGGTTTCTTCGCGGGCCGGCGGGAGGACTCGGTGAGCTTGCGCCGATCCTCCAGCCAGGCGTCGATGTCGGCCTTACGGAAGCGCCAGGCCGAGCCGATCTTGATGCCGGGGATGGTTCCCTTCTGGGCGTAGCCGTAGAGGGTCTTTTCGGCGATCTTGAGATAGACGGAGAGGTCTTGGAGGGTGAGGATTTCTTCTTCGGTCATTGGTTGCTAGCTCTGGAAGCCACTCTCTCCCGATCCCTGTGCTTAGGGATGGCGGAGTCGGTGTTCATGAAGAACAGGAGAGCGAAGCGCTCTTCGCGATACGAAAACCAAGCGAGAAAACGCGACCATCGCTTTGGCACTGCCCGAAACGAGTCGCGCCCCGGAAATCTAATTCATCTAAGTGCTCAAAACTCCCGCCACGGATCACACGTACGGAGCCTGTCTCCGGCCCTGTTGGGTCGCGCTCTGGGGAGTTACCGTAATAGCCGTCTTCCCGCCAATCCGCGCACCACTCCCAGATGTTGCCACTCTGGTTGTAAGTCCCGTAACTGGATACCCCGCCAGGATGGTCGTATGCTTGACAGGTGGTCTCGCCACCTTTGTTTTGGAGGTGTCGGCATTTGTTTGCGTCCCAGTCCCGGCCCCAGGGATAAATCAAGCCCTCACGCCCCCGTGCCGCCTTTTCCCACTGCGCTTCCGTGGGCAACTCGCAACCAGCCCACTTTGCATAGGCCTGCGCGTCATCCCAGGAAATGCCGACTACCGGGTGATCGGCCTTCGCTGCCGGGAAGCTGCGACCGACCCAGATCGGATCTCCCCTATCTGTTCGATCCGGCGCCCGATGCCCGGTCGCTTCCACGAATCTGAGATACTGCACATTGGTCACAGGATAAACCCCGATCCAGAAGTCCGAAAGATAAACGCGATGTTTGGGACAGCCACTTCCGACCCCCCCGCCGGAATCCTGATCGTCTCCCATCTCAAACTCCCCTTCGGGGACATAGACCAAAATCGAGCCATCCCTCTGATTGACCGCGAGCGGGTGCTCAATAACATATTGGCCGGGCGCGTGCTCCCGGATGATCTTTAATGGCTTGATAAGCATGATTGCGCTGCTGGCCTCTCCCCATTAGCACCAGCTATCGATTATCTACTCTCAGTCCCTATACGATTCGGGGAGCAGGCTAGAGATCCAACAACCGCTCCCCCCGCACCTTCTCCACCTTCACCTCATCCGCCGCCCCGACCTTGGAGGCATTGCGCGCCTCCCCGCGCAGGACCAACTGGCGCAGCCGCTCGATGCGCTCGCGGTGCGACTTGGCCAGCGGCACCATGTCGCCGGCGGCGCGCAGCAGGTCCTCGGTCTCGATCTCGCGCTGGCCGTCCATGAAGGGGGCGAACATGCCGTCCTTGACCACGGCCTCCAGCTCGGCGCCGACGAAGCCCTCGGTGGCGCGGGCGATGGCCGGCAGGTCGAAACGGCTGCGCACCATCGGCAGGCCCTTGCGGTTCAAGTGCACCTCCAGGATCTGCTCGCGCTCCCGCCCCGTGGGCAGGTCGAGGAAGAACAGCTCGTCAAAGCGCCCCTTGCGCAGGAACTCGGGCGGCAGGCGCTCCACGTCGTTGGCGGTGGCGAAGACGAAAACCGGGGTCTGCTTCTCCTGCATCCAGGTGAGGAAGGTGCCCAGCACCCGGCTGGAGGTGCCGCTGTCACCGGCGGAGCCGGCGAAGGCCTTCTCGATCTCGTCGACCCAGAGCACGCAGGGGGCGATGACCTCGGCGATCTGCATCGCCTCGCGGATGTTCTTCTCCGAGGACCCCAGGATGCCGCCGAATACCGCACCCATGTCCAGGCGCAGCAGCGGCAGCTTCCACATCCCGGCGGCAACCTTGGCGCACAGGCTCTTACCGGTGCCGGGGATGCCGATCAGGGCCACACCGCGCGGCAGGTCCAGGCCGTAGTCGCGCGCCGCCTCGCTGAAGGCGAGCCGCCGCTTGGCCAGCCAGTCCTTGAGCGATTCCAGGCCGCCGATGCGGTCCTCCTGTTCAACGAAGGGATAGAGTTCCAGGGCGCCGCTCTCCCGGATGATGGCGCGCTTCTCCTCGACGATCAGGTCGATGCAGCGCTCGTCGAGCCGCCCGCCGCGGCCACTGACCACCGCCTTCTGGAAGACCCGCCGCGCCTGGGTGCTGGTGAGGCCGAGCGCCGCCTCCACCAGCTTGGCACGCAGCCCCGGTGTGACCTGGCGCAGGGCGCCGACGTCGCCGACGGTGCGCTCCAGCAGGGCGTCCATCTCCGCCGCGTCGGGCTTAGCCAGTTCCAGGACGGGCAGGTCGTGTTTCAGCTCCGCCGGCAGGCAATGCTCCGGGGTGGTGATGAGGATGCTCTTGCGCGGGCTGCGCGCCGGCAGGCTGGCGGCCAGGTTGCGCAGGCCGCGCAGGGTCCCGCGCTTGGCCTCCCACACCTGATGGAAGTCCTTCAGCACGAAGGTCGCCCCGCCGGGGTAGTCGCGCAGCATCCGCAGGATGGTGTCCGGGGTCGCCTCGCGCTTGTCGTCGAAGGGCACCTTGGCGGGCTTGAGGCAGGTGAACTGGTCGGCGATATCCCAGGTGTAGAGCCCCTCGTCCGCCGGCCAGCCGGGACCGCGGCACAGGGCCTCGATCTCGGCGAGCACGCGCGCCTCCTCGGTGGTGACCACGTTGACGATGGCGATGCGGGCGTCGAAGTGGAGTTTCAGGTCTTCTGCGAAAGTCATCTGGTTGTCCTCATGAAAGCACTTTGCTGCCGGCTTCTCCCCTCTCCCCCGGCCCCTCCCCCTCGGGGGGAGGGGAGGAAGATGGCCGCGGGTCTCCCCCTCCCCCCGAGGGGGAGGGGGTCGGGGGGAGAGGGGGAGAGGGGAAATCCGGTCACGGTCATAGCCCCATCGGCCCCGATCCGAAACTCCGTGCGCCGCGGCCCCAACTCAGCGTGCCGATAGCGCCCGGTCAGGAAGATCAGTTCCTGATTGGCGCTCGCCAGCAGCGGGTGGCGGATCGGGGACTCCTGCCGGTAGGGTCCGGCCACCAGCAGGTCGGCGGCGGCGAGCAACCGGCGGGTGTCGGCGTCCGTGTCCGTGCGCAGGGCCGCGGCGGTGTGGCCGGTAAAGATCAGCACGCCCTTGCCCGCCGCCCGGACCCGCTCGGCCAGGTCAGCCAAGGGCGCGGCCTGGGCGAAGGGCTCGCCGCCGGAGAGACTCAGGCCCTCGGTGTCCGGCGCGGCCAAGACCCAGTCGGCAACCGCGACGACCGGCACCACCCGGCCGCCGTCGCAGGGCAGAAACGCCGGGTTGAAGCAACCGGGGCAGCGTTGCGGGCAGCCCTGCACCCACAGCACCGAGCGCAGGCCGGGGCCGTTGGCGCGGGAGCGGGGGAGGTAGGCGGCGACCCGCACCCTCTCCCCCGGCCCCTCCCCCAAGGGGGGAGGGGGGAAAGAGGCGCGGAGCTCGCTGCGGGCGCCTCCCCCTCCCCCCGAGGGGGAGGGGGCCGGGGGGAGAGGGTTAGAGCGCGACAAACGGCACCTCCTTGATCGGCAACTCCAGCCGTTCCCCGCTCGACAACTGCACATAGGAGCGGTTGCCTGGCTCCAGGTCCTTGAGCGACAGGGTGAGCCGTTTGTTGGCGTCCACCCCGAAGCCGGCCACCAGGCGCCGGGCGCCGACGGTGCCGGGCGGGTCCAGGTGGATGAACTCGCGGTCCCCGGGGTTGAGCTCGCGCAGGGCGATGTCCTCGCGGCGCTGGGTGCCGACCGCCTTGAGGGCGCCGCCGTCCACCTCATAGAGCGTCTCGGGGCGCAGCATCGCGGAACGTTCCACCACCACCAGGCCGAGGCGGGTGGCGCCCTCGCAGGCGGCGTTGACGAACAGGGCCTTGGTCGCCTTCTCGGTCGGGTAGCGGGTGCCCTTGGGCACCACCGGGACCAGCACATAGTCCTTGCGCTCGCGGTCCCAACTCGACAGGCAGTAGTCATGCACCAGGGCCAGGTTGATGTCCTCCCCGGCATAGCGGCAGGCGCCGCGGGCGATGGCCTCGAAGGGGTCCTCGCAATGGACCGGGCAGTCCGGGAACAGGTTGCGCAGCACCCCGGCCACGCCGAGCAACAGGCTGGAGCCGCCGGCCATGAACACCGCCCGGACCTCGGACTTCTTGATGCCGTAGCGCTCCTGGGCGCCCTCCAGCGCGCGCTCCAGGGTGCGGGCGATCAGCCGGTAGAGGCTGAGCCCCCGCAACTCCGGGCGGTCGGTCTCCAGGGTCCGGCGCAGCCCGTCGGCGGTGAAGTCGTGGCCGATCAGGCGCGCGGTGAGATCATTGAACTGGGTGACCTCCACTCGCGCCTCGTCGCCGGACAGGCGCACCTTGGCGTCCTCGATGGCGTGCAGCAGGGCCGTGCCCACGTCGGCCACGTCCTGGTCGCTCAGGTCTTGGGCCTGTTGCAGTTCCTTGAGCAGCCACTGGTCCACCAGCGAGCCGCCAATCTCCTCCCCGGCGCGCGCCAGGACCTCGCAGGGGCGGGTCTCCCCGGCCCCCAGGTCGCGGGTCTTTATGAGCGACACGTCCAGGGTACCGCCGCCGAAGTCGAAGACCACATAGACCTGCCCCTCGCGCACATGGGTGTCGTAGCCCAGGATGCAGGCGGTGGCCTCATCCAGCATCCGCACCGTACCGCGAAAGCTCTGGAGCACCGCCCCCTGGAGCCAGTCCACATAGGTGTCGTAGGACTCCACCGGCAGGGTCACCACCAGCTCCTCGCCGCCCCCGCCCGCCGCCAGCAGGACC
The DNA window shown above is from Candidatus Thiodictyon syntrophicum and carries:
- a CDS encoding formylglycine-generating enzyme family protein: MATDIQTTRYGTREWLDDGCPPPLAVNVRDGSVMVYVPAGEFEMGDGRDTDYLNYLKHRVHLTAYWIGVYAVTNAQYLRFVEATGHRVPDEDYLGQAIWSGQSFPPEKAEHPVVCVSWDDAVAYANWAGGALPSEAQWEKAARGPAGLIYPWGNAWDARRCRHDENKGNETTCPVSGYPGGVCGYGTYNQSGNVWEWCADWYGSDYYGKSPVRDPRGPEGGWGRVYRGGSWWHVAPEKGCRGACRGWNDPRDRFNYLGFRLVRPASPSLPS
- a CDS encoding DUF1257 domain-containing protein yields the protein MSHFTRVQTVIRDQILLEDTLRQLHHRYQAGERVPIRGYQGNTEYGQVVIDTGSQYDIGFQRQPDATFALCADWWGVRGNTTLREESFAQELNRTYAHLAVKQQVLEQGLIIEEERVLENGEIEILVCERF
- a CDS encoding protein kinase domain-containing protein, yielding MSADGSVRPGERLGDFLIERPLGRGGFKTVYAARNLNQAANGWPEQVAVCVPHAQDEEARELLRNELRVVRTLNHPNIVQELGLAESDGVLFAVMELVEGEPLSTVLAQRGPLPLEEAIEIVRQAGAALDYAHAGLAIHRDIKPANLMRRPDGTVKILDFGLARLMAHSQYRAATRVGSVAYMAPEQFSGAAGLNADLWGLGVTFYQLLTNTLPFPGRDEGSLVRQILYDPPDLTPLATDAFDPRLARVIAKVLEKEPERRYQSAAELLADLRAAQRHGALINHVEGQIEVHLRAHFPLVCLQTYEEERALASLRRVREAMAERRPIELFVWSATTGLCDRDGQPVGGSGGSQSHGDPLLALEHVFRGPDEAIYVFLDMHRHFTPVVVRLIRDAIWTVKRARKSLVFVGPSPVIPEELAADATLLFYPPPELPELERLVEDTAADAGCPEPEGALKETLARALLGLTGREAERVLRRGILSRGALDASVAEAVLADKEQTVRKEGVLEFCRPTVGFGDVGGLTGLKTWFGKRRQAFDPAGRRFGLRPPRGVVLVGVPGCGKSLTAKALAADWQVPLLRLDLGRVYASLLGESEGRLRRALHTAEAVSPCILWIDELEKAFSGLGQARDSGVAKRLFGTFLTWLEDRQAAVFVAATANDIQRLPPEFTRKGRFDEVFFVGLPGADERAGIFRIHLARRQRDPVGFDLPALAAASAGYSGAEIEAAVVAGLYRAFAEDARELTDGDIRAALAESPPLSKARAGELEYLQQWAAGNARAA
- a CDS encoding helix-turn-helix domain-containing protein → MTEEEILTLQDLSVYLKIAEKTLYGYAQKGTIPGIKIGSAWRFRKADIDAWLEDRRKLTESSRRPAKKPGGEHP
- a CDS encoding formylglycine-generating enzyme family protein; this translates as MLIKPLKIIREHAPGQYVIEHPLAVNQRDGSILVYVPEGEFEMGDDQDSGGGVGSGCPKHRVYLSDFWIGVYPVTNVQYLRFVEATGHRAPDRTDRGDPIWVGRSFPAAKADHPVVGISWDDAQAYAKWAGCELPTEAQWEKAARGREGLIYPWGRDWDANKCRHLQNKGGETTCQAYDHPGGVSSYGTYNQSGNIWEWCADWREDGYYGNSPERDPTGPETGSVRVIRGGSFEHLDELDFRGATRFGQCQSDGRVFSLGFRIAKSASLSCSS
- a CDS encoding AAA family ATPase, producing the protein MTFAEDLKLHFDARIAIVNVVTTEEARVLAEIEALCRGPGWPADEGLYTWDIADQFTCLKPAKVPFDDKREATPDTILRMLRDYPGGATFVLKDFHQVWEAKRGTLRGLRNLAASLPARSPRKSILITTPEHCLPAELKHDLPVLELAKPDAAEMDALLERTVGDVGALRQVTPGLRAKLVEAALGLTSTQARRVFQKAVVSGRGGRLDERCIDLIVEEKRAIIRESGALELYPFVEQEDRIGGLESLKDWLAKRRLAFSEAARDYGLDLPRGVALIGIPGTGKSLCAKVAAGMWKLPLLRLDMGAVFGGILGSSEKNIREAMQIAEVIAPCVLWVDEIEKAFAGSAGDSGTSSRVLGTFLTWMQEKQTPVFVFATANDVERLPPEFLRKGRFDELFFLDLPTGREREQILEVHLNRKGLPMVRSRFDLPAIARATEGFVGAELEAVVKDGMFAPFMDGQREIETEDLLRAAGDMVPLAKSHRERIERLRQLVLRGEARNASKVGAADEVKVEKVRGERLLDL
- a CDS encoding 4Fe-4S single cluster domain-containing protein, whose translation is MRVAAYLPRSRANGPGLRSVLWVQGCPQRCPGCFNPAFLPCDGGRVVPVVAVADWVLAAPDTEGLSLSGGEPFAQAAPLADLAERVRAAGKGVLIFTGHTAAALRTDTDADTRRLLAAADLLVAGPYRQESPIRHPLLASANQELIFLTGRYRHAELGPRRTEFRIGADGAMTVTGFPLSPSPPDPLPLGGRGRPAAIFLPSPRGGGAGGEGRSRQQSAFMRTTR
- a CDS encoding Hsp70 family protein, whose product is MPSLIHYGEGNTLRTGAQVENAGLVSHRGTFRWAKLDILRNNNRARRINGSLVTPRQAAEDLIGQVLLAAGGGGEELVVTLPVESYDTYVDWLQGAVLQSFRGTVRMLDEATACILGYDTHVREGQVYVVFDFGGGTLDVSLIKTRDLGAGETRPCEVLARAGEEIGGSLVDQWLLKELQQAQDLSDQDVADVGTALLHAIEDAKVRLSGDEARVEVTQFNDLTARLIGHDFTADGLRRTLETDRPELRGLSLYRLIARTLERALEGAQERYGIKKSEVRAVFMAGGSSLLLGVAGVLRNLFPDCPVHCEDPFEAIARGACRYAGEDINLALVHDYCLSSWDRERKDYVLVPVVPKGTRYPTEKATKALFVNAACEGATRLGLVVVERSAMLRPETLYEVDGGALKAVGTQRREDIALRELNPGDREFIHLDPPGTVGARRLVAGFGVDANKRLTLSLKDLEPGNRSYVQLSSGERLELPIKEVPFVAL